From Kineosporia succinea, the proteins below share one genomic window:
- a CDS encoding WhiB family transcriptional regulator encodes MAELSRLPVPVADVWEWQYQGSCREADPQLFFHPEGERGPARHKRDAAAVAVCAGCPVMQQCREHGLSVREPYGVWGGLTEEDREAIYVAERKERREARKATQLREAS; translated from the coding sequence ATGGCCGAGCTTTCCCGACTCCCCGTTCCCGTCGCCGACGTCTGGGAGTGGCAGTACCAGGGTTCATGCCGCGAGGCCGACCCCCAGCTCTTCTTCCACCCCGAGGGCGAGCGCGGTCCGGCCCGGCACAAGCGAGACGCCGCAGCGGTTGCCGTGTGCGCCGGCTGCCCGGTGATGCAGCAGTGCCGTGAGCACGGCCTGTCGGTCCGCGAGCCGTACGGCGTGTGGGGCGGCCTCACCGAGGAAGACCGCGAGGCCATTTACGTGGCCGAGCGCAAGGAGCGTCGCGAGGCTCGCAAGGCCACGCAGCTCCGCGAAGCCAGCTGA
- a CDS encoding GDSL-type esterase/lipase family protein — protein sequence MSRLRHSSGAPAGVPEVRICVVGDALVSGVGDPKALGWVGRVAARTPQDEMSLSVYTLGVPGENTADLGARWWQETARRFGDHQGEHRVVIGLGRADVEAGLSIPRSRLNLANMLDDAHARRLPAFVVGPPPSADNELNSRIEELSATFSDVCRRRGVSYVDCFDPLYAHEDWLTDLAAGDGEHPRQAGYGLIAWLVLHNGWYEWLNVQRP from the coding sequence GTGAGCCGGTTACGGCACAGCTCCGGGGCCCCCGCGGGGGTTCCGGAGGTCCGGATCTGCGTGGTCGGTGACGCGCTGGTCTCCGGGGTCGGCGACCCCAAGGCCCTGGGCTGGGTGGGGCGGGTCGCGGCCCGCACCCCGCAGGACGAGATGTCGCTGTCCGTCTACACTCTCGGCGTCCCGGGCGAGAACACCGCCGACCTGGGCGCCCGCTGGTGGCAGGAGACCGCACGCCGGTTCGGTGACCACCAGGGGGAACACCGCGTCGTCATCGGGCTGGGCCGGGCGGATGTGGAGGCCGGGCTGAGCATCCCGCGCTCGCGGCTGAACCTGGCCAACATGCTCGACGACGCGCACGCCCGCCGGCTGCCCGCCTTCGTGGTCGGGCCGCCGCCCTCGGCCGACAACGAGCTGAACTCCCGGATCGAGGAGCTGTCGGCCACTTTCAGCGACGTCTGCCGTCGCCGGGGCGTTTCCTACGTCGACTGCTTCGACCCGCTGTACGCGCACGAGGACTGGCTGACCGACCTGGCCGCGGGCGACGGTGAGCATCCCCGTCAGGCCGGTTACGGCCTGATCGCCTGGCTGGTTCTGCACAACGGCTGGTACGAGTGGCTCAACGTGCAGCGGCCCTAG
- a CDS encoding M15 family metallopeptidase → MPSHRADTAAPQLRPRPNRSNRSGGTQRRSGSSSARRPIRRPGSSLSAPQVGIAGALGIATIAAPISGAMADPMPQAKVNQISSTVASVSAVNFPAAADAAGIGVKTLKVVTTETVESSTPDLLAAPKTIVVDRASRSGERSVLPGCSGVAVTGAANGQIPDSSLCTLWDSGHRLRADAAVALAKLNIAYKQTFGDDICMTDSYRSLSAQYSVRARKPTLAAVPGTSEHGWGLAVDLCDGVETGSGSRFQWLVDNASDYGWENPEWAKPGNGQYEPWHWEYTAGE, encoded by the coding sequence GTGCCGTCGCATCGCGCCGACACAGCTGCCCCGCAGCTGCGACCCCGCCCGAACCGGAGCAACCGGTCCGGCGGAACGCAGCGTCGCTCAGGTTCCAGCTCTGCCCGTCGTCCCATCCGCAGGCCCGGCTCATCGCTGAGTGCCCCCCAGGTCGGTATCGCCGGCGCCCTGGGCATCGCCACCATCGCCGCCCCGATCAGCGGCGCGATGGCCGACCCGATGCCCCAGGCGAAGGTCAACCAGATCAGCAGCACGGTCGCCAGCGTCAGCGCGGTGAACTTCCCGGCTGCGGCCGACGCCGCCGGCATCGGGGTGAAGACCCTCAAGGTCGTCACCACCGAGACCGTCGAGAGCTCCACGCCGGATCTGCTCGCTGCTCCCAAGACGATCGTCGTCGACCGCGCCTCGCGGTCCGGTGAGCGCTCGGTGCTCCCGGGTTGCAGCGGTGTGGCGGTCACCGGCGCGGCCAACGGCCAGATCCCCGACAGCTCGCTCTGCACGCTGTGGGACTCCGGTCACCGCCTGCGTGCCGACGCGGCCGTCGCCCTCGCGAAGCTGAACATCGCCTACAAGCAGACGTTCGGCGACGACATCTGCATGACCGACTCGTACCGCTCGCTCAGCGCGCAGTACTCGGTGCGGGCGCGCAAGCCCACGCTGGCTGCAGTGCCCGGCACCAGCGAGCACGGCTGGGGTCTGGCGGTCGACCTGTGCGACGGTGTCGAGACCGGTAGCGGTTCGCGGTTCCAGTGGCTGGTCGACAACGCGTCGGACTACGGCTGGGAGAACCCGGAGTGGGCCAAGCCCGGCAACGGTCAGTACGAGCCGTGGCACTGGGAGTACACCGCCGGCGAGTGA
- a CDS encoding alpha/beta fold hydrolase, with translation MDSVNSPVDGTRIVYRTFPCVSGDEGAPTVLMSHGTALSQAIWRGFGYVRALTTTHRVITVDLRGHGRSDGPHHETAYGMDAFVADIIAVLDEVIGSTATTGRAPGDNRISGPGQAPNAGPTASAQPIAGPGAEGPATVDYVGYSLGGRIGFSLAATHPERLNRFVSIAGAPGTDKGAFDRVFFPGCITALREGGMDGFLTGWQHHTGTQLDAATRHAFAANDAQALAAYMSRSEDDPGVDDDTLERFTVPTQMIVGALDRERVSAAQHVREVLPSAQLLVVDGATHGSILREPATLQAVTAFLAPA, from the coding sequence GTGGATTCCGTGAACAGCCCGGTCGACGGCACGCGCATCGTCTACCGCACCTTCCCCTGCGTCTCGGGCGACGAGGGAGCGCCCACCGTGCTGATGTCCCACGGCACAGCGCTCTCGCAGGCGATCTGGCGCGGCTTCGGATACGTGCGCGCGCTCACGACGACACATCGGGTGATCACCGTCGACCTCCGTGGCCACGGGCGCAGCGACGGCCCTCACCACGAAACCGCCTACGGCATGGACGCATTCGTCGCCGACATCATCGCCGTCCTCGACGAGGTGATCGGGAGCACGGCCACCACCGGCCGAGCCCCCGGCGACAACCGCATCTCGGGGCCCGGCCAGGCCCCGAACGCCGGCCCCACCGCGAGCGCCCAGCCCATCGCCGGCCCCGGGGCAGAGGGCCCTGCCACCGTCGACTACGTCGGGTACTCGCTCGGCGGGCGCATCGGTTTCTCCCTGGCCGCGACCCACCCGGAACGCCTGAATCGGTTCGTCTCCATCGCTGGGGCGCCAGGCACGGACAAGGGGGCGTTCGACCGCGTCTTCTTCCCCGGCTGCATCACCGCCCTGAGAGAAGGAGGCATGGACGGCTTCCTCACCGGCTGGCAACACCACACCGGCACCCAGCTCGACGCCGCCACCCGCCACGCCTTCGCCGCCAACGACGCCCAGGCCCTGGCCGCCTACATGTCTCGCTCCGAAGACGACCCGGGTGTGGACGACGACACCCTCGAACGCTTCACCGTGCCCACCCAGATGATCGTCGGCGCACTCGACCGGGAACGGGTCAGCGCTGCTCAGCACGTGCGGGAAGTCCTGCCCTCGGCCCAGCTCCTCGTGGTGGACGGCGCCACCCACGGATCGATCCTTCGCGAACCGGCAACCCTCCAGGCCGTCACCGCGTTCCTCGCTCCCGCCTGA
- a CDS encoding multifunctional oxoglutarate decarboxylase/oxoglutarate dehydrogenase thiamine pyrophosphate-binding subunit/dihydrolipoyllysine-residue succinyltransferase subunit, with protein sequence MSSEPVVTEFGPNEWLVDELYQQYLADKSSVDPAWWEFFADYQPSETPHLRTSSRPSDESHSDPSDTIPAAGANGSADGRPVATSALQPPKPAAQPADPKPASPAVGSAGPGQAAPAQQPASVAKSPTKEPAKPATLPAARTPREPASTSPAPASQDAPQVTRLKGPAARVVTNMEASLEVPTATSVRAVPAKLLIDNRIVINNHLARSRGGKVSFTHLIGFALVEALELMPSMNASYTEEEGKPAIVQPAHINLGIAIDMPKPDGSRQLLVPNIRHCDGMDFAEFWAAYEDVVRRARGGKLGADDFAGTTLSLTNPGTIGTVHSVPRLMKGQGTIIGVGAMDYPAEYQGASEETIARLAVSKMMTLTSTYDHRIIQGAGSGEFLRIVHSKLLGEDGFYDRIFRSLRLPYEPVRWVRDISVSHDDDINKTARVQELIHSYRVRGHLMADTDPLEYKQRRHPDLDITTHGLTLWDLEREVPTGGFGGKPMAKLRHILGVLRDTYCRTVGIEYMHIQDPEQRRWLQARLERPYAKPGREEQLRILGRLNAAEAFETFLQTKFVGQKRFSLEGGESVIALLDELLTFSARAQLDEVCIGMPHRGRLNVLANIAGKSYGQIFREFEGQQDPRSVQGSGDVKYHLGTEGTYTADTGEKTKVYLAANPSHLEAVNPVLEGVARAKQDRLNRQGEIFSVLPVLLHGDAAFAGQGVVTETLNLSQLRGYRTGGTVHVVINNQVGFTTAPSSSRSSVYCTDAARMIQAPIFHVNGDDPEACVRVAQLAFEFRMAFDKDVVIDMVCYRRRGHNEGDDPSMTQPLMYNLIEAKRSVRKLYTEGLIGRGDITVEEAEQALRDYQQQLERVFAETRDTVNHPPTVNRDVTAGLDLPQAQQLDNAATNGHASAVPAEVLKRIGDAYVSPPQGFSVHPKLQTLLERRAAMASEGGVDWAFGEMLALGSILMDGTNVRFTGQDTRRGTFTQRHAVLTDKITAEEWTPLLNLSSDQGKFWIYDSLLSEFAAMGFEYGYSVERPDALVLWEAQFGDFANGAQTIVDEFISSSEQKWGQRSSVTLLLPHGYEGQGPDHSSARIERYLQLCAENNMFVAQPSTPASYFHLLRRQAYAKPRKPLVVFTPKSMLRLKAAVSPIEEFTSGEFRPVIPDTTKLGQVDRVLLCSGKIYHDLVAERTKRGDTNTAIVRMEQLYPLDAEGVRAAIDPYRDAQLVWVQDEPANQGPWPHIALSLPQDLGGRPLLRISRPAAASPATGSAKKHQAEQAALIAQAFNR encoded by the coding sequence GTGTCCTCCGAGCCTGTGGTGACCGAGTTCGGACCGAACGAGTGGCTGGTCGACGAGCTTTACCAGCAGTACCTGGCAGACAAGTCCTCCGTGGATCCCGCCTGGTGGGAATTCTTCGCGGACTACCAGCCGTCCGAGACCCCGCACCTGCGGACCAGCTCGCGGCCGTCTGACGAGTCGCACTCCGATCCCTCGGACACCATCCCCGCGGCCGGCGCGAACGGGTCGGCCGACGGCCGTCCGGTCGCGACCTCCGCGCTGCAGCCACCGAAGCCTGCAGCCCAGCCCGCCGACCCGAAGCCGGCCTCGCCGGCCGTGGGCAGCGCGGGTCCGGGCCAGGCCGCGCCGGCGCAGCAACCCGCCTCCGTGGCCAAGTCCCCCACCAAGGAGCCCGCCAAGCCGGCCACGCTCCCGGCCGCCCGCACCCCTCGCGAACCGGCCAGCACCTCACCGGCCCCCGCGAGCCAGGACGCGCCCCAGGTCACCCGGCTGAAGGGCCCCGCCGCCCGGGTCGTGACCAACATGGAGGCCAGCCTGGAGGTGCCCACCGCCACCAGCGTGCGGGCCGTCCCGGCGAAGCTCCTCATCGACAACCGCATCGTCATCAACAACCACCTGGCCCGCTCGCGCGGCGGCAAGGTGTCGTTCACCCACCTGATCGGCTTCGCGCTGGTCGAGGCGCTCGAACTGATGCCGTCGATGAACGCCTCCTACACCGAGGAGGAGGGCAAGCCGGCCATCGTGCAGCCGGCGCACATCAACCTGGGCATCGCGATCGACATGCCCAAGCCCGACGGCAGCCGTCAGCTGCTGGTGCCGAACATCCGGCACTGCGACGGCATGGACTTCGCCGAGTTCTGGGCCGCCTACGAGGACGTCGTGCGCCGCGCGCGCGGCGGCAAGCTCGGGGCCGACGACTTCGCGGGCACCACGCTGAGCCTGACCAACCCCGGCACCATCGGCACCGTGCACTCCGTGCCGCGGCTGATGAAGGGGCAGGGCACCATCATCGGCGTCGGGGCGATGGACTACCCGGCCGAGTACCAGGGCGCCTCGGAAGAGACCATCGCCCGGCTCGCGGTCAGCAAGATGATGACGCTGACGTCGACCTACGACCACCGCATCATCCAGGGCGCCGGGTCCGGCGAGTTCCTGCGCATCGTGCACAGCAAGCTGCTCGGCGAAGACGGCTTCTACGACCGTATTTTCCGGTCGCTGCGCCTGCCCTACGAGCCGGTGCGCTGGGTGCGGGACATCTCGGTCTCGCACGACGACGACATCAACAAGACCGCCCGCGTGCAGGAGCTCATCCACTCCTACCGCGTGCGTGGTCACCTGATGGCCGACACCGACCCGCTGGAGTACAAGCAGCGCCGTCACCCCGACCTCGACATCACCACGCACGGCCTCACCCTGTGGGACCTCGAACGTGAGGTGCCGACCGGCGGTTTCGGCGGCAAGCCGATGGCCAAGCTGCGCCACATCCTCGGCGTGCTGCGCGACACCTACTGCCGCACGGTCGGTATCGAGTACATGCACATCCAGGACCCGGAGCAGCGGCGCTGGCTGCAGGCCCGGCTGGAGCGGCCGTACGCCAAGCCCGGTCGCGAGGAGCAGCTGCGCATCCTGGGCCGCCTCAACGCGGCCGAGGCGTTCGAGACCTTCCTGCAGACGAAGTTCGTCGGCCAGAAGCGGTTCAGCCTCGAGGGTGGCGAGTCGGTCATCGCCCTGCTCGACGAGCTGCTCACCTTCTCCGCGCGGGCCCAGCTCGACGAGGTCTGCATCGGCATGCCGCACCGCGGCCGGCTGAACGTGCTGGCCAACATCGCGGGCAAGAGCTACGGCCAGATCTTCCGTGAGTTCGAGGGCCAGCAGGACCCACGCAGTGTGCAGGGTTCCGGCGACGTGAAGTACCACCTCGGCACCGAGGGCACCTACACGGCCGACACCGGCGAGAAGACGAAGGTCTACCTCGCCGCGAACCCCTCCCACCTGGAGGCGGTCAACCCGGTGCTGGAGGGTGTGGCCCGGGCCAAGCAGGACCGGCTCAACCGGCAGGGCGAGATCTTCTCGGTGCTGCCGGTGCTGCTGCACGGCGACGCGGCCTTCGCCGGCCAGGGCGTGGTCACCGAGACGCTGAACCTGTCGCAGCTGCGGGGCTACCGCACCGGCGGCACGGTGCACGTGGTCATCAACAACCAGGTCGGCTTCACCACCGCCCCGTCGTCGTCGCGTTCGTCGGTCTACTGCACCGACGCCGCCCGCATGATCCAGGCGCCGATCTTCCACGTGAACGGTGACGACCCGGAGGCCTGCGTCCGGGTGGCGCAGCTGGCCTTCGAGTTCCGGATGGCGTTCGACAAGGACGTCGTCATCGACATGGTCTGCTACCGCCGCCGCGGCCACAACGAGGGCGACGACCCCTCGATGACCCAGCCGCTGATGTACAACCTGATCGAGGCCAAGCGGAGTGTGCGCAAGCTCTACACCGAGGGCCTGATCGGGCGCGGCGACATCACCGTCGAAGAGGCCGAGCAGGCGCTGCGCGACTACCAGCAGCAGCTGGAGCGCGTCTTCGCCGAGACCCGCGACACGGTGAACCACCCGCCCACGGTGAACCGCGACGTCACGGCCGGCCTCGACCTGCCCCAGGCGCAGCAGCTCGACAACGCCGCCACCAACGGCCACGCGAGCGCGGTGCCGGCCGAGGTGCTCAAGCGCATCGGTGACGCGTACGTCTCACCGCCGCAGGGCTTCTCGGTGCACCCGAAGCTGCAGACACTCCTCGAGCGCCGCGCGGCGATGGCGTCCGAGGGCGGCGTCGACTGGGCGTTCGGCGAGATGCTGGCACTCGGCTCGATCCTGATGGACGGCACGAACGTGCGGTTCACCGGTCAGGACACCCGGCGCGGCACGTTCACCCAGCGGCACGCCGTGCTGACCGACAAGATCACGGCCGAGGAGTGGACCCCGCTGCTCAACCTGAGCAGCGACCAGGGCAAGTTCTGGATCTACGACTCGCTGCTGTCCGAGTTCGCGGCGATGGGCTTCGAGTACGGCTACTCGGTCGAGCGGCCCGACGCCCTGGTGCTCTGGGAGGCGCAGTTCGGTGACTTCGCCAACGGCGCCCAGACCATCGTCGACGAGTTCATCTCCTCGTCCGAGCAGAAGTGGGGCCAGCGGTCGTCGGTGACGCTGCTGCTCCCCCACGGCTACGAGGGTCAGGGGCCCGACCACTCCAGTGCCCGCATCGAGCGCTACCTGCAGCTGTGCGCCGAGAACAACATGTTCGTCGCCCAGCCGTCGACCCCGGCGAGCTACTTCCACCTGCTGCGCCGCCAGGCCTACGCCAAGCCGCGCAAGCCGCTGGTGGTGTTCACGCCGAAGTCGATGCTCCGGCTGAAGGCCGCGGTGTCGCCGATCGAGGAGTTCACCAGCGGTGAGTTCCGCCCGGTGATCCCCGACACCACCAAGCTCGGCCAGGTCGACCGGGTGCTGCTGTGCAGCGGGAAGATCTACCACGACCTGGTGGCGGAGCGCACCAAGCGCGGCGACACCAACACGGCGATCGTGCGGATGGAGCAGCTCTACCCGCTCGACGCCGAGGGCGTGCGCGCGGCGATCGACCCGTACCGCGACGCCCAGCTGGTGTGGGTGCAGGACGAGCCGGCCAACCAGGGTCCCTGGCCGCACATCGCCCTGAGCCTCCCGCAGGACCTGGGTGGGCGTCCGTTGCTGCGCATCTCCCGTCCGGCTGCGGCCTCCCCGGCCACCGGCTCGGCGAAGAAGCACCAGGCGGAGCAGGCGGCCCTGATCGCGCAGGCGTTCAACCGCTGA
- a CDS encoding zinc-binding dehydrogenase, with protein sequence MLAAFVTRTDADNPLQALEVGERPAPEVPQGWARVRLKAASLNHHDLWSLRGVGLPDERLPMILGCDGAGLDDEGNEVIVHSVISSPGWRGDETLDPRRSLLSEVHQGTLADEVVVPKGNLVPKPAGLSWEEAACLPTAWLTAYRMLFTQGQVVPGQTILVQGAGGGVATALIALGRAAGVRVWVTSRDEAKRSRAVELGADQAFESGARLPERVDAVMETVGAATWSHSVKSLKPGGAIVICGATSGAAPKNAELNRIFFLQLRVLGSTMGTREELGRLAQFLRSSGVRPKIDTVLPLERAREGFEKLLGGDVVGKVVFSS encoded by the coding sequence ATGCTGGCTGCCTTCGTCACGCGCACCGATGCCGACAACCCCCTCCAGGCCCTGGAGGTGGGGGAGCGTCCCGCCCCCGAGGTTCCCCAGGGCTGGGCGCGGGTGCGGCTGAAGGCGGCGAGCCTGAACCATCACGACCTGTGGAGCCTTCGCGGCGTCGGTCTTCCGGACGAGCGCCTGCCGATGATCCTGGGGTGTGACGGCGCCGGGCTCGACGACGAGGGCAACGAGGTCATCGTGCACTCGGTGATCAGTTCACCGGGATGGCGCGGCGACGAGACCCTCGACCCGCGCCGCAGTCTGCTCTCCGAGGTGCACCAGGGCACGCTGGCCGACGAGGTGGTCGTGCCGAAGGGCAACCTGGTGCCCAAGCCCGCCGGGCTGAGCTGGGAGGAGGCCGCCTGCCTGCCCACGGCCTGGCTCACCGCCTATCGCATGCTGTTCACGCAGGGGCAGGTGGTGCCCGGCCAGACGATCCTGGTGCAGGGCGCGGGCGGTGGCGTCGCCACCGCGCTGATCGCCCTGGGCCGGGCCGCCGGGGTGCGGGTGTGGGTCACGAGCCGCGACGAGGCCAAGCGCTCGCGAGCGGTCGAGCTGGGGGCCGACCAGGCCTTCGAGAGCGGGGCCCGGCTTCCGGAGCGGGTGGACGCGGTGATGGAGACTGTGGGCGCGGCCACCTGGAGTCACTCGGTCAAGTCACTGAAACCCGGTGGGGCGATCGTGATCTGCGGGGCCACCAGTGGCGCGGCGCCGAAGAACGCCGAGCTCAACCGCATCTTCTTCCTGCAGCTACGGGTGCTGGGCTCGACCATGGGCACCCGCGAGGAGCTCGGCCGGCTGGCGCAGTTCCTGCGCAGCAGCGGGGTGCGCCCGAAGATCGACACGGTGCTGCCCCTCGAGCGTGCCCGGGAGGGGTTCGAGAAGCTGCTCGGGGGAGACGTGGTGGGCAAGGTCGTCTTCAGTTCTTGA
- a CDS encoding hemolysin family protein gives MTSLLVALLLLALNSFFVGAEFAVISARRSQIEPLADAGSRAAKTAMRAMEQVSLMLACCQLGITIASLGLGLVAEPAIAHLIEAPAEAAHLPEGLIHPLAFAIALAVVSYLHVVLGEMVPKNLALAGPDRAVLLLAPPLMAVARATSPVIRLLNWFANHAVRLLRVEPKDEVASTFTADEVASIVSESTREGLLDDHGLLTGALEFSELSAGDLMIPVGRLVTVPAGSTPAEVERLVTRTGFSRFPVVRSSGAPEIEVLGYLHLKDLLYADDERHAQPIPEKRVRSLVSVSTQDEVEEALATMQRAGSHLARVVDHDGRTLGVLFLEDVLEELVGEVRDATRRAPARA, from the coding sequence GTGACCAGTCTTCTCGTCGCGCTTCTCCTGCTGGCGCTCAACTCGTTCTTCGTCGGGGCCGAGTTCGCGGTGATCTCGGCCCGGCGCTCGCAGATCGAGCCGCTGGCCGACGCCGGCAGCCGGGCCGCCAAGACCGCCATGCGCGCCATGGAACAGGTCTCGCTGATGCTGGCCTGCTGCCAGCTCGGCATCACGATCGCCTCGCTGGGCCTGGGGCTGGTGGCCGAGCCGGCGATCGCCCACCTGATCGAGGCGCCGGCCGAGGCGGCCCACCTGCCCGAGGGCCTCATCCACCCGCTGGCCTTCGCGATCGCCCTGGCGGTCGTCAGTTACCTGCACGTGGTGCTGGGCGAGATGGTGCCGAAGAACCTGGCGCTGGCCGGCCCCGACCGGGCCGTGCTGCTCCTGGCGCCCCCGCTGATGGCGGTCGCCCGGGCCACGTCCCCGGTGATCCGGCTGCTCAACTGGTTCGCCAACCACGCCGTGCGGCTTCTCCGGGTCGAGCCGAAGGACGAGGTCGCCTCCACCTTCACCGCCGACGAGGTGGCCTCGATCGTCTCCGAGTCGACCCGCGAGGGCCTGCTCGACGACCACGGGCTGCTCACCGGTGCGCTGGAGTTCAGCGAGCTCAGTGCCGGCGACCTGATGATCCCGGTGGGCCGGCTGGTCACGGTGCCGGCCGGGAGCACCCCGGCCGAGGTGGAACGGCTGGTGACCCGCACCGGGTTCAGCCGCTTCCCGGTGGTGCGGTCGTCCGGCGCGCCGGAGATCGAGGTGCTCGGGTACCTGCACCTGAAAGACCTGCTCTACGCCGACGACGAGCGCCACGCCCAGCCGATCCCGGAGAAGCGGGTGCGGTCGCTGGTGTCGGTCAGCACGCAGGACGAGGTGGAGGAGGCCCTGGCGACGATGCAGCGAGCCGGCAGCCACCTGGCCCGGGTCGTCGACCACGACGGCCGCACGCTCGGTGTGCTCTTCCTGGAAGACGTTCTGGAGGAGCTGGTCGGCGAGGTCCGGGACGCCACTCGGAGGGCTCCCGCGCGAGCCTGA
- a CDS encoding DUF6104 family protein, translated as MYFTDRGIEELEQRRGDEEVTFAWLAEQLRHFVDLNPDFETPVERLATWLARLDDDDDEVQ; from the coding sequence ATGTACTTCACCGACCGAGGGATCGAGGAGCTCGAGCAACGCCGGGGCGACGAAGAGGTGACGTTCGCCTGGCTGGCGGAGCAGCTCAGGCATTTCGTCGATCTGAACCCGGATTTCGAGACCCCGGTCGAACGCCTCGCGACCTGGCTGGCCCGGCTCGACGACGATGACGACGAGGTCCAGTGA
- a CDS encoding hemolysin family protein — MTEWILLGLGVLLTLGTAIFVAAEFSLVALDRSTVERAIESGDKRAPGVLAAIRTLSTQLSGAQVGITITTLVVGYLVRPSLASLLEGPAEAVGLTGAAVGSVSVAVALIVATGFSMVVGELIPKNLAISVPLPTARVVAGPQRAFSTVMKPLITVLNGSANRLLRAVGVEPQEELSAGRSPEELAALVRHSAAAGTLDQQTATLLTRSLGFAGRSAADVMTPRVRMLVLQRDDTASAVITLARRTGHSRFPVVEGDLDDVVGVVHLKSAVAVPMERRDEVPVAAIMSEALRVPETMRLDPLLVELRALGLQLAVVVDEYGGTAGVVTLEDVVEELVGDVSDEHDRSRPGIVRRRDGAWLVPGLMRPDEVRERTGVDVPDGHAYETLGGFVMAGLGRIPAVGDEVVLEGARVRVERMDGRRVDRVRLVLEGATPVRGTEVRTIKDITEAGPDPVFSISGARGQS, encoded by the coding sequence ATGACCGAATGGATACTCCTCGGCCTCGGCGTGCTCCTCACGCTGGGAACGGCGATCTTCGTCGCGGCCGAGTTCTCTCTCGTCGCGCTCGACCGGTCCACCGTCGAGCGGGCGATCGAATCCGGTGACAAGCGCGCCCCCGGAGTCCTCGCGGCCATCCGTACCCTCTCGACACAGCTCTCCGGGGCACAGGTCGGCATCACGATCACCACGCTGGTGGTCGGCTACCTGGTGCGCCCGTCGCTGGCGTCGCTGCTCGAGGGCCCGGCGGAGGCGGTCGGCCTGACCGGCGCGGCCGTCGGCTCCGTGAGCGTGGCGGTCGCGCTGATCGTGGCCACCGGGTTCTCGATGGTGGTCGGCGAGCTGATCCCCAAGAACCTGGCCATCTCGGTGCCGCTGCCCACCGCGCGGGTGGTCGCCGGCCCCCAGCGGGCCTTCTCCACCGTGATGAAGCCCCTGATCACCGTGCTCAACGGCTCGGCCAACCGGCTGCTGCGCGCGGTCGGGGTGGAGCCACAGGAAGAGCTGTCCGCGGGCCGTTCGCCGGAGGAACTGGCGGCGCTGGTGCGGCACTCGGCCGCGGCCGGCACGCTCGACCAGCAGACGGCCACCCTGCTGACCCGCTCGCTGGGCTTCGCCGGTCGCTCCGCGGCCGACGTGATGACGCCCCGCGTGCGCATGCTCGTGCTGCAGCGCGACGACACCGCCTCCGCGGTCATCACGCTGGCCCGGCGCACCGGTCACTCCCGTTTCCCGGTCGTCGAGGGCGATCTCGACGACGTCGTCGGCGTGGTGCACCTGAAGAGTGCGGTGGCCGTACCGATGGAGCGCCGGGACGAGGTGCCGGTCGCGGCGATCATGTCCGAGGCCCTGCGGGTGCCGGAGACCATGCGGCTCGACCCGCTGCTGGTCGAGCTGCGGGCCCTGGGCCTGCAGCTGGCCGTGGTGGTGGACGAGTACGGCGGCACCGCGGGTGTCGTCACCCTGGAGGACGTGGTCGAGGAGCTGGTCGGCGACGTGTCCGACGAGCACGACCGCAGTCGTCCGGGCATCGTGCGCCGCCGTGACGGGGCCTGGCTGGTGCCGGGGCTGATGCGGCCCGACGAGGTGCGCGAGCGCACCGGCGTCGACGTGCCCGACGGGCACGCCTACGAGACGCTCGGCGGATTCGTGATGGCCGGGCTCGGGCGGATCCCGGCCGTCGGTGACGAGGTGGTCCTCGAGGGGGCCCGGGTGCGGGTGGAACGAATGGACGGACGTCGCGTCGACCGGGTGCGTCTGGTGCTCGAGGGCGCCACGCCGGTCCGTGGAACCGAGGTACGCACCATCAAGGACATCACCGAGGCCGGGCCCGACCCGGTGTTCTCGATCTCCGGGGCCCGGGGGCAGTCGTGA